The following are from one region of the Microbacterium sp. BK668 genome:
- the recQ gene encoding DNA helicase RecQ has translation MTPRPGSSSSWDADPYADLAWSPDDLVPPDDLDAPPDDAWGSGPAAPAGVPAGAAGRQRDLVGADPRAILHEVYGYDTFRGEQAAIVEHVIAGGDAVVLMPTGGGKSVTYQVPALARPGTGLVISPLIALMHDQVDALLANGVRAAYLNSTQSPGERGAVEQAYLAGELDLLYVAPERLSAASTTSLLQRGRLSVIAIDEAHCVSQWGHDFRPDYLALGDLGERFPGVPRLALTATATRETHRELTKRLSLPDARHFVASFDRPNIQYRIEPKNEPRKQLVAFIRALREAIPDEGTAGIVYALSRKSVEQLAEYLQSQGIEALPYHAGLDSAVRAHHQARFLREENIVMVATIAFGMGIDKPDVRFVAHVDLPKSVEGYYQETGRAGRDGEPAVAWMAYGLGDVVQQRRLIDQSPGDRAFKMRLGQHLDAMLALCETVSCRRQNLLAYFGQESEPCGNCDTCLQPPETWDGTVAAQKLMSTIVRLQRERGQSFGAGQHIDILRGNLTDRVRQQRHDDLATFGIGADLSEQDWRGVVRQLLAQGLLVSRGEYGTLGLGEAAADVLRGDRQVPLRRDVLGRRGGSSGVRRATVSETIEPEDRGLFEALRAWRAETARAQGVPAYVVFNDATLRALAAARPAALSDLDGIAGIGAKKRETYGEAVLAVVAAA, from the coding sequence GTGACTCCCCGACCCGGCTCCTCCTCGTCGTGGGACGCCGACCCGTACGCCGATCTGGCGTGGAGTCCCGACGACCTCGTTCCGCCCGACGACCTCGACGCGCCGCCCGACGACGCGTGGGGGTCGGGACCGGCCGCCCCCGCCGGAGTGCCCGCGGGTGCCGCGGGGCGACAGCGCGATCTCGTCGGCGCCGACCCTCGCGCGATCCTGCACGAGGTCTACGGGTACGACACGTTCCGCGGCGAGCAGGCGGCGATCGTCGAGCATGTCATCGCCGGCGGCGACGCCGTCGTCCTCATGCCGACCGGCGGCGGCAAGAGCGTGACGTACCAGGTCCCGGCGCTCGCGCGGCCCGGCACGGGGCTCGTCATCAGTCCGCTGATCGCCCTCATGCACGATCAGGTCGACGCGCTCCTGGCCAACGGCGTGCGCGCGGCCTATCTCAACTCCACGCAGTCTCCCGGCGAGCGCGGCGCGGTGGAGCAGGCGTATCTCGCAGGAGAGCTCGACCTCCTCTACGTGGCCCCGGAGCGCCTGTCCGCGGCATCCACCACGTCTCTGCTGCAGCGCGGCAGGCTGAGCGTCATCGCGATCGACGAGGCGCACTGCGTCTCGCAGTGGGGGCACGACTTCCGGCCCGACTACCTCGCGCTCGGCGACCTCGGAGAGCGATTCCCCGGCGTGCCCCGCCTGGCCCTCACGGCGACGGCGACGCGGGAGACGCACCGCGAGCTCACGAAGCGGCTGAGCCTCCCGGACGCCCGGCACTTCGTCGCGAGCTTCGACCGCCCCAACATCCAGTACCGGATCGAGCCGAAGAACGAGCCGCGCAAGCAGCTCGTCGCCTTCATCCGCGCCCTGCGCGAGGCGATCCCCGACGAGGGGACCGCCGGCATCGTCTACGCCCTGAGCCGCAAGTCGGTCGAGCAGCTGGCCGAGTACCTGCAGAGCCAAGGGATCGAGGCGCTGCCGTACCATGCGGGTCTCGACTCCGCGGTCCGCGCGCATCATCAGGCCCGGTTCCTCCGCGAGGAGAACATCGTCATGGTCGCGACGATCGCCTTCGGTATGGGGATCGACAAGCCGGACGTGCGGTTCGTCGCGCACGTCGACCTGCCGAAGTCCGTCGAGGGGTACTACCAGGAGACGGGTCGTGCCGGCCGCGACGGCGAACCGGCGGTGGCCTGGATGGCGTACGGCCTCGGCGACGTCGTGCAGCAGCGCCGGCTCATCGACCAGAGCCCCGGCGACCGCGCCTTCAAGATGCGCCTGGGGCAGCACCTCGACGCGATGCTCGCGCTGTGCGAGACGGTGTCGTGCCGTCGCCAGAACCTGCTCGCCTACTTCGGCCAGGAGTCCGAGCCGTGCGGCAACTGCGACACGTGCCTCCAGCCCCCCGAGACCTGGGACGGCACCGTCGCGGCGCAGAAGCTCATGTCGACGATCGTGCGACTGCAGCGGGAGCGCGGGCAGTCGTTCGGCGCCGGCCAGCACATCGACATCCTGCGAGGGAACCTGACCGACCGCGTGCGGCAGCAGCGCCACGACGACCTCGCGACCTTCGGGATCGGCGCCGATCTCTCCGAGCAGGACTGGCGCGGAGTCGTGCGGCAGCTGCTCGCGCAGGGCCTCCTCGTCTCGCGCGGCGAATACGGCACCCTCGGGCTCGGCGAGGCGGCGGCCGACGTGCTCCGCGGAGATCGGCAGGTGCCCCTCCGCCGTGATGTGCTCGGCCGGCGGGGCGGGTCGTCTGGCGTCCGCCGTGCGACCGTGTCCGAGACGATCGAGCCCGAGGACCGCGGCCTGTTCGAGGCACTCCGGGCCTGGCGTGCCGAGACCGCCCGGGCCCAGGGCGTGCCGGCGTACGTCGTCTTCAACGACGCGACGCTGCGCGCGCTCGCCGCGGCCCGCCCGGCCGCGCTGAGCGACCTCGACGGCATCGCGGGCATCGGCGCGAAGAAGCGCGAGACCTACGGCGAGGCCGTGCTCGCGGTCGTCGCCGCCGCCTGA
- a CDS encoding GNAT family N-acetyltransferase, with protein sequence MSVTIAPWGPDDLPLLERLNTPEMTRYLGRPENSDELLARHERYLLSWEAGHARMFRIEVDGEPAGGIGWWTVEHDGMPAYETGWSVVPEFQGRGVAGAALRLVIGGVREAGDRHLLVAYPGVENAASNALCRRAGFEHRGSASRPWRDGELTFNVWVLDMSPLDLTGRTPDIEERFDEGVLDETLWWPFYTPHWSSRERAAARYTVGAPGLELRIEAETPPWAPDLDGELRVSHLQTGQSSGPLGSGIGQHRFRPGLVVREAQPERRLWLARFGVVEARLAAIHHPDAMVALWPIGFEDAPDDCGEICIAEIFGAEIDDTGGWVGVGVKPQNDPRLSEDFEKIRVDGDLTQFHEYAVEWTPERLRFFIDHRWVKTVAQTIDYPVQLMLDVYEFPPAEGERDAAALPHRFRVAWVRTYPPATSGR encoded by the coding sequence ATGAGCGTCACGATCGCGCCCTGGGGGCCGGATGACCTGCCCCTGCTCGAGCGGCTCAACACCCCGGAGATGACCCGGTACCTCGGTCGCCCCGAGAACAGCGACGAACTTCTCGCCCGGCATGAGCGCTACCTCCTGTCGTGGGAGGCCGGGCACGCGCGCATGTTCCGGATCGAGGTCGACGGCGAGCCCGCCGGCGGCATCGGATGGTGGACGGTCGAGCACGACGGCATGCCCGCCTACGAGACCGGATGGAGCGTCGTCCCCGAGTTCCAGGGTCGCGGCGTCGCCGGAGCGGCGCTGAGGCTGGTGATCGGCGGAGTGCGGGAGGCCGGCGATCGGCACCTGCTCGTGGCGTACCCCGGCGTCGAGAACGCCGCGTCGAACGCGCTGTGCCGCCGGGCGGGCTTCGAGCACCGCGGATCCGCGAGCCGGCCCTGGCGTGACGGCGAGCTGACCTTCAACGTCTGGGTGCTCGACATGTCGCCGCTCGACCTCACCGGCCGGACGCCCGACATCGAGGAGCGCTTCGACGAGGGCGTCCTCGACGAGACGCTGTGGTGGCCCTTCTACACCCCGCACTGGTCCTCCCGCGAGCGGGCGGCGGCGCGCTACACGGTGGGAGCACCGGGCCTGGAGCTGCGGATCGAGGCGGAGACGCCGCCCTGGGCTCCGGACCTCGACGGCGAGCTGCGCGTGTCGCATCTGCAGACCGGCCAGTCGTCGGGTCCGCTCGGCTCCGGGATCGGGCAGCACCGGTTCCGACCCGGTCTCGTCGTTCGCGAGGCGCAGCCGGAGCGCAGGCTCTGGCTCGCCCGGTTCGGCGTCGTCGAGGCGCGGCTCGCCGCCATCCATCACCCGGACGCGATGGTCGCGCTCTGGCCGATCGGCTTCGAGGACGCCCCGGACGACTGCGGCGAGATCTGCATCGCCGAGATCTTCGGGGCCGAGATCGACGACACGGGAGGATGGGTCGGAGTCGGCGTCAAGCCGCAGAACGACCCGCGCCTGAGCGAGGACTTCGAGAAGATCCGCGTCGACGGCGACCTCACGCAGTTCCACGAGTACGCCGTCGAGTGGACGCCGGAGCGCCTGCGCTTCTTCATCGACCACCGATGGGTCAAGACGGTCGCGCAGACCATCGACTACCCCGTGCAGCTCATGCTCGACGTGTACGAGTTCCCGCCCGCGGAGGGGGAACGGGATGCCGCGGCGCTGCCGCACCGGTTCCGCGTGGCGTGGGTGCGCACGTACCCGCCGGCGACGTCCGGTCGCTGA
- a CDS encoding GNAT family protein has product MSSVAASPHLSLEPWRAEDLAVLARANTAEMTRFLGGIESHDELAARHEQYLAFADSGEGAMFRIEIDGIPAGYAGWWLEQHDGAPAYEIGCAVEPAWQGRGVATEALTRVVMAAAARRDHPVVGYAGAGNAASNALCRRIGFELRGTGVFPAPEGDMPVNIWIFEAMR; this is encoded by the coding sequence GTGAGCTCGGTGGCAGCATCCCCCCACCTCTCCCTCGAGCCCTGGCGGGCCGAGGACCTCGCTGTGCTCGCACGGGCGAACACCGCTGAGATGACGCGGTTCCTCGGCGGGATCGAATCGCACGACGAACTCGCGGCACGGCATGAGCAGTACCTCGCGTTCGCCGACTCCGGCGAGGGAGCGATGTTCCGCATCGAGATCGACGGGATCCCCGCGGGCTACGCGGGCTGGTGGCTCGAACAGCACGATGGGGCGCCCGCCTATGAGATCGGCTGCGCCGTCGAGCCGGCGTGGCAGGGACGCGGCGTCGCGACCGAGGCGCTCACCCGCGTGGTGATGGCCGCCGCGGCTCGCAGAGACCACCCGGTGGTGGGGTATGCGGGGGCGGGGAACGCGGCATCCAACGCCCTCTGCCGCCGGATCGGGTTCGAACTGCGCGGCACCGGTGTCTTCCCGGCCCCCGAGGGGGACATGCCCGTCAACATCTGGATCTTCGAGGCGATGCGATGA
- a CDS encoding formate--tetrahydrofolate ligase, translating to MKTDGGLVGLSNIEIAQAAEMLPIAQIAARLGIPEESLEPYGRHKAKISLDHLESLHDRPQGRLVLVTAVSPTPAGEGKTTTTVGLGDALTRIGQRAVVCLREPALGPVFGMKGGAAGGGYAQIVPMEDINLHFTGDFSAIAVATNLLAALIDNHIHQGNALGIDVRRVTWRRVLDVNDRALRDVVTGLGGPGNGYPRESGFDIVVASEVMAVFCLATGIADLKERLGDIVIGYTRERRPVTARDLHAQGAMTAILRDALAPNLVQTLEHTPALVHGGPFANIAHGCNSAIATRSALRLADYVVTEAGFGADLGAEKFVDILCRSTGLRPSAAVIVATVRAMKYHGGVEVADLPVENVAALEHGTVNLIRHLTTVRETWGLPAVVAINHRAEDTDAEVSALIAAVERAGSTAIVARHFAEGGAGAEELAREVVRLCDEPGDLRFTYADEATLWEKMRTIATRVYGAADITASTAVRAQIRRLQDDGYGHYPVCVAKTQYSFSTDPRLRGAPSGHVVDIREVRLAAGAKFVVMICGDIMTMPGLPAEPAANTIDVDDAGRIVGLF from the coding sequence ATGAAGACGGATGGAGGGCTCGTGGGTCTCAGCAACATCGAGATCGCGCAGGCGGCCGAGATGCTGCCCATCGCGCAGATCGCCGCCCGGCTCGGCATCCCGGAGGAGAGCCTCGAGCCGTACGGCCGCCACAAGGCGAAGATCTCGCTCGACCACCTCGAGTCCCTCCACGATCGGCCGCAGGGCAGGCTCGTCCTCGTGACGGCGGTCTCGCCCACACCGGCGGGCGAGGGGAAGACCACCACGACGGTCGGCCTCGGCGACGCCCTCACGCGCATCGGCCAGCGGGCCGTGGTGTGCCTCCGCGAGCCCGCGCTCGGCCCCGTCTTCGGCATGAAGGGGGGCGCAGCCGGCGGCGGATACGCGCAGATCGTGCCGATGGAGGACATCAACCTCCACTTCACCGGAGACTTCTCGGCCATCGCCGTGGCGACGAACCTCCTCGCGGCGCTCATCGACAACCACATCCATCAGGGCAACGCGCTCGGCATCGACGTGCGGCGGGTCACCTGGCGCCGCGTCCTCGACGTCAACGATCGCGCGCTGCGCGACGTCGTGACCGGGCTCGGCGGGCCCGGCAACGGCTACCCGCGCGAGTCGGGCTTCGACATCGTCGTCGCGAGCGAGGTGATGGCCGTGTTCTGCCTCGCGACCGGCATCGCCGATCTCAAGGAGCGCCTCGGCGACATCGTCATCGGCTACACACGTGAGCGCCGGCCCGTCACGGCGCGAGACCTCCACGCGCAAGGCGCGATGACGGCGATCCTCCGTGACGCTCTCGCCCCGAACCTCGTGCAGACTCTCGAGCACACGCCGGCCCTCGTCCATGGCGGCCCCTTCGCCAACATCGCGCACGGGTGCAACTCCGCCATCGCGACCCGATCGGCCCTTCGGCTCGCCGACTACGTCGTGACGGAGGCCGGGTTCGGCGCCGACCTCGGAGCCGAGAAGTTCGTCGACATCCTCTGCCGCTCCACGGGCCTTCGCCCATCCGCGGCGGTCATCGTCGCCACGGTCCGCGCCATGAAGTACCACGGCGGTGTCGAGGTCGCAGATCTGCCCGTCGAGAACGTCGCGGCCCTCGAGCACGGCACGGTCAACCTGATCCGTCATCTGACGACGGTGCGCGAGACGTGGGGCCTGCCGGCCGTCGTGGCGATCAACCACCGGGCGGAAGACACGGATGCCGAGGTCTCGGCCCTCATCGCGGCCGTCGAGCGCGCCGGCTCGACGGCGATCGTCGCCAGGCACTTCGCCGAGGGCGGTGCGGGCGCGGAAGAGCTCGCGCGCGAAGTCGTCCGGCTCTGCGACGAGCCCGGCGATCTCCGCTTCACGTACGCGGACGAGGCGACGCTGTGGGAGAAGATGCGCACGATCGCCACCCGCGTCTACGGCGCGGCCGACATCACCGCGTCGACCGCCGTGCGCGCGCAGATCCGCCGCCTGCAGGACGACGGCTACGGCCACTACCCCGTCTGCGTCGCGAAGACGCAGTACTCGTTCTCGACCGATCCGCGACTGCGGGGAGCCCCGAGCGGGCACGTCGTCGACATCCGCGAGGTCCGGCTCGCCGCCGGGGCGAAGTTCGTCGTCATGATCTGCGGCGACATCATGACGATGCCGGGCCTCCCCGCGGAGCCGGCCGCGAACACGATCGACGTCGACGACGCGGGGCGGATCGTCGGACTCTTCTAG
- a CDS encoding acyl-CoA dehydrogenase, with protein MADAAVRPKKPATSKRTPAGGAPTAPHTAAEASEPRIDIARVTDLILGTWAATRREAREVIKDPAFWRVEGQPMPEHRERVLAQLHALVDAGGSRRAYPEEYGGHNDNGANIAGFQELVLADPSLQIKSGVQWGLFGSAIHQLGTKEHHDRWLPAVMSLDLPGAFAMTETGHGSDVAAIGTTATYDPDTEEFVIHTPFRAAWKDYLGNAALHGKAATVFAQLITGGVNYGVHCFFVPLRDDAGEFLPGIGGEDDGVKGGLNGIDNGRLHFDHVRIPRTNLLNRYGDVAADGTYSSDIPTPGRRFFTMLGALVQGRVSLDGAATTAAALAEYIAVTYANQRRQFDSGAGTPEVVLLDYGKHQRRLLPRLAQTYAQFFSHDELLRKFDGVFSGRTDTSAEREDLETLAAALKPLSTWNALDTIQECREACGGAGFLAENRLVGLHQDLDVYVTFEGDNNVLLQLVGKRLLSDYAKQFKGKDAAALARIAVGQTAGKVFHGAGLRQLGQSVADFGSTARSVELGLRADQQHELLSGRVQQMIADIAGRLRPASKLSREEAAALFNANQAELIEAARAHGELLQWEAFTDAVNAVTDEGTRRVLVWLRDLFGLSLIEKHLAWYLIHGRLSAQRAGAVSAYIDRLCARLRPHAQDLVDAFGFAPEHVRAPIASGAEADRQTEAAAYYAALAASGSAPISEKSLKK; from the coding sequence ATGGCTGACGCCGCCGTCCGTCCCAAGAAGCCCGCCACGAGCAAGCGCACGCCGGCAGGGGGTGCGCCCACCGCGCCGCACACCGCCGCCGAGGCATCCGAGCCCCGCATCGACATCGCTCGCGTGACCGATCTGATCCTGGGCACGTGGGCCGCCACGCGCCGGGAAGCGCGCGAGGTGATCAAGGACCCGGCCTTCTGGCGCGTCGAGGGCCAGCCGATGCCCGAGCACCGGGAGCGAGTTCTCGCGCAGCTGCACGCCCTCGTCGACGCGGGAGGCTCCCGCCGGGCGTACCCCGAAGAGTACGGCGGGCACAACGACAACGGCGCCAACATCGCCGGATTCCAGGAGCTCGTGCTGGCCGACCCCAGCCTTCAGATCAAGTCGGGCGTGCAGTGGGGCCTCTTCGGCTCGGCGATCCACCAGCTCGGCACCAAGGAGCACCACGACAGGTGGCTTCCCGCCGTCATGAGCCTCGATCTCCCCGGCGCCTTCGCCATGACCGAGACCGGCCACGGCTCCGACGTCGCCGCGATCGGCACGACGGCGACGTACGACCCCGACACCGAGGAGTTCGTCATCCACACGCCGTTCCGCGCGGCGTGGAAGGACTACCTCGGCAACGCGGCGCTGCACGGCAAGGCCGCGACGGTCTTCGCGCAGCTGATCACCGGCGGCGTCAACTACGGCGTGCATTGCTTCTTCGTGCCGCTGCGCGACGATGCGGGCGAGTTCCTCCCCGGCATCGGCGGCGAGGACGACGGCGTCAAGGGCGGCCTCAACGGCATCGACAACGGGCGCCTGCACTTCGACCACGTCCGCATCCCCCGGACGAACCTGCTCAACCGCTACGGCGACGTCGCCGCCGACGGCACCTATTCCAGCGACATCCCGACCCCGGGCCGGCGCTTCTTCACGATGCTCGGAGCCCTCGTGCAGGGACGCGTGTCGCTCGACGGCGCCGCCACGACCGCTGCCGCTCTCGCCGAGTACATCGCCGTCACCTACGCCAACCAGCGGCGTCAGTTCGACTCCGGTGCCGGCACGCCCGAGGTCGTGCTGCTGGACTACGGCAAGCACCAGCGGCGCCTGCTCCCGCGTCTGGCCCAGACGTACGCGCAGTTCTTCTCGCACGATGAGCTGCTGAGGAAGTTCGACGGCGTCTTCAGCGGCCGCACCGACACATCCGCGGAGCGCGAAGACCTCGAGACCCTCGCGGCGGCGCTCAAGCCGCTCTCGACGTGGAACGCCCTCGACACGATCCAGGAGTGCCGCGAGGCGTGCGGGGGCGCGGGCTTCCTCGCCGAGAACCGGCTCGTAGGGCTGCACCAGGACCTGGACGTATACGTCACGTTCGAGGGGGACAACAACGTCCTCCTGCAGCTCGTGGGCAAGCGGCTCCTGTCGGACTACGCCAAGCAGTTCAAGGGGAAGGATGCCGCGGCCCTCGCCCGCATCGCGGTCGGCCAGACCGCGGGCAAGGTCTTCCACGGCGCGGGCCTGCGCCAGCTCGGCCAGTCCGTCGCCGACTTCGGCTCGACGGCGCGCTCGGTCGAGCTGGGCCTGCGCGCCGACCAGCAGCACGAGCTGCTGTCGGGTCGTGTGCAGCAGATGATCGCCGACATCGCGGGACGTCTGCGCCCGGCGTCCAAGCTCTCGCGAGAAGAGGCGGCTGCGCTCTTCAACGCCAATCAGGCCGAGCTCATCGAGGCGGCACGGGCGCACGGCGAGCTGCTGCAGTGGGAGGCGTTCACCGACGCGGTCAACGCCGTCACCGACGAGGGCACCAGGCGCGTCCTCGTCTGGCTGCGCGACCTCTTCGGCCTCAGCCTGATCGAGAAGCACCTCGCGTGGTACCTCATCCACGGCCGCCTCTCGGCACAGCGCGCCGGCGCCGTCTCCGCGTACATCGACCGGCTGTGCGCGCGGCTGCGTCCGCACGCTCAGGACCTCGTCGACGCCTTCGGGTTCGCGCCCGAGCACGTGCGCGCCCCCATCGCCTCCGGAGCCGAGGCCGATCGCCAGACCGAGGCGGCCGCGTACTATGCGGCGCTCGCGGCGTCGGGCAGCGCTCCCATCTCGGAGAAGTCCCTCAAGAAGTAG
- a CDS encoding DEAD/DEAH box helicase, translated as MPLNLLDAVPAGADPDAAYTGFVEWAGDRGFALYPAQDEAVIEIVSGSHVILSTPTGTGKSLVAIAAHAHALSRGGRTYYTAPIKALVSEKFFALADIFGAGNVGMVTGDSSVNPDAPIVCCTAEILANLALRQGPDAPVDQVVMDEFHYYGDPDRGWAWQVPLLLLRRAQFILMSATLGDVTTIAEDLERRTGRPVARITGVERPVPLHFSYARTPVHETVEELLQTGQAPVYIVHFSQAAAMERAQALSSVRIVSREQRDAIADAIGGFRFTTAFGRTLSRYVRAGIGVHHAGMLPRYRRLVETLAQRGLLRVICGTDTLGVGINVPIRTVLITALAKYDGQRMRQLTAREFHQVAGRAGRAGYDTAGTVVVMAPEHEIENAVAVAKAGSDPKKLKKVVRKKAPQGFVNWGEASFERLVAAEPEPLVPQLQLTAAMLINVIARGGDVFENVRALVRDNHEPRARQFDLARRALAIFRTLLAADVVEIDRASGEIRLTVDLQPNFALNQPLSPFALAAIDLLDPADVGDSPRRRIDPPESSDAGGDLRPAEGLRRSAGTGHYALDVVSVIEATLDDPRPVLSQQQFLARGEAVAAMKREGLDYEERMDALEDVTYPKPLEELLAQAYEVFASSQPWVRDFELSPKSVVRDMFERALSFAEFISTYQLARSEGLVLRYLSDAYRAIRQTVPAEAQTESLHDLVAWLGELVRQVDSSLVDEWEALVNPAASPDAPVVPPAPPSVLTNRRAFVVLVRNELFRRVQLAALQRDDELEALDPEVDWPAALDAYYDEHDELLTGGAARSPRLVEIDEADAASSGVWRVEQILDDPAGDHDWRIRGEVDLAASEEAGTAVVRITQVLRL; from the coding sequence GTGCCGCTGAATCTGCTCGACGCCGTGCCCGCGGGGGCGGATCCGGATGCCGCGTACACCGGCTTCGTCGAGTGGGCCGGCGACCGCGGCTTCGCCCTGTACCCCGCGCAGGACGAGGCGGTCATCGAGATCGTGTCGGGCTCCCACGTCATCCTGTCGACGCCGACCGGGACGGGCAAGTCGCTCGTCGCGATCGCGGCGCACGCCCACGCGCTCTCGCGCGGGGGCCGCACCTACTACACGGCTCCCATCAAGGCCCTCGTGAGCGAGAAGTTCTTCGCTCTCGCGGACATCTTCGGCGCGGGCAACGTGGGAATGGTGACCGGCGACTCGTCCGTGAACCCCGACGCCCCGATCGTGTGCTGCACGGCCGAGATCCTCGCGAACCTCGCCCTGCGCCAGGGCCCGGACGCCCCGGTCGACCAGGTCGTCATGGACGAGTTCCACTACTACGGCGATCCCGACCGGGGCTGGGCGTGGCAGGTGCCCCTGCTCCTGCTGCGCCGTGCGCAGTTCATCCTCATGTCGGCCACCCTCGGCGACGTCACGACGATCGCCGAGGACCTCGAGCGCCGCACCGGACGGCCGGTCGCCCGCATCACCGGCGTCGAGCGGCCGGTGCCGCTGCACTTCTCCTACGCGCGCACGCCCGTGCACGAGACCGTCGAAGAGCTGCTCCAGACGGGGCAGGCGCCGGTCTACATCGTGCACTTCTCCCAGGCGGCCGCGATGGAGCGAGCCCAGGCGCTGTCGTCGGTGCGCATCGTGTCGCGCGAGCAGCGGGACGCGATCGCCGACGCGATCGGCGGGTTCCGCTTCACGACGGCCTTCGGCCGCACCCTCTCGCGCTACGTCCGCGCGGGGATCGGGGTGCATCACGCCGGCATGCTCCCCCGCTATCGGCGCCTGGTCGAGACCCTCGCGCAGCGCGGACTGCTGCGCGTCATCTGCGGCACCGACACGCTCGGCGTCGGCATCAACGTCCCCATCCGCACGGTCCTCATCACGGCGCTCGCCAAGTACGACGGGCAGCGGATGCGGCAGCTCACCGCCCGCGAGTTTCATCAGGTCGCCGGCCGAGCCGGCCGTGCGGGGTACGACACCGCGGGAACCGTCGTCGTCATGGCGCCGGAGCACGAGATCGAGAACGCGGTCGCCGTGGCCAAGGCCGGAAGCGACCCGAAGAAGCTCAAGAAGGTCGTGCGCAAGAAGGCCCCGCAGGGCTTCGTGAACTGGGGCGAGGCATCCTTCGAGCGACTCGTCGCGGCAGAGCCCGAGCCGCTCGTGCCGCAGCTGCAGCTCACGGCGGCGATGCTCATCAACGTCATCGCGCGCGGCGGCGACGTCTTCGAGAATGTGCGCGCCCTCGTCCGCGACAATCACGAGCCGCGCGCCCGGCAGTTCGACCTGGCCCGGCGGGCTCTGGCGATCTTCCGCACGCTGCTGGCCGCCGACGTCGTCGAGATCGACCGCGCGAGCGGGGAGATCCGCCTCACGGTCGACCTCCAGCCGAACTTCGCCCTCAACCAGCCCCTGTCGCCGTTCGCGCTCGCCGCGATCGATCTGCTCGACCCGGCCGACGTCGGAGACTCGCCTCGCCGCCGGATCGATCCGCCCGAATCCTCCGACGCGGGCGGCGATCTCCGACCGGCGGAAGGGCTCCGCCGCAGCGCGGGGACCGGTCATTACGCCCTCGACGTCGTGAGCGTCATCGAGGCGACGCTCGACGACCCGCGGCCCGTGCTGTCTCAGCAGCAGTTCCTCGCGCGCGGCGAGGCCGTCGCGGCGATGAAGCGCGAGGGTCTCGACTACGAGGAGCGGATGGACGCCCTCGAGGACGTGACCTATCCGAAGCCGCTCGAAGAGCTCCTCGCCCAGGCGTACGAGGTCTTCGCGTCGAGCCAGCCGTGGGTGCGGGACTTCGAGCTCTCGCCCAAGTCCGTCGTGCGCGACATGTTCGAGCGCGCGCTGTCGTTCGCGGAGTTCATCTCCACCTACCAGCTCGCCCGCAGCGAGGGCCTCGTGCTCCGCTACCTGAGCGACGCCTACCGCGCGATCCGTCAGACCGTGCCGGCCGAGGCGCAGACGGAGTCGCTGCACGACCTGGTCGCCTGGCTCGGCGAGCTCGTGCGTCAGGTCGACTCGAGCCTCGTCGACGAGTGGGAGGCGCTCGTCAATCCGGCGGCGTCGCCGGATGCGCCGGTCGTCCCGCCCGCTCCGCCCTCTGTGCTCACCAATCGCCGGGCCTTCGTCGTGCTCGTGCGCAACGAGCTGTTCCGCCGTGTGCAGCTCGCGGCGCTCCAGAGGGACGACGAGCTGGAGGCGCTCGACCCCGAGGTGGACTGGCCCGCAGCGTTGGACGCCTACTACGACGAGCACGACGAGCTCCTGACCGGCGGTGCCGCGCGCTCGCCGCGGCTGGTCGAGATCGACGAGGCGGATGCCGCATCCTCCGGCGTGTGGCGCGTCGAGCAGATCCTCGACGACCCCGCCGGCGATCACGACTGGCGGATCCGCGGCGAGGTCGACCTCGCCGCGTCCGAGGAGGCGGGGACGGCCGTGGTGCGGATCACGCAGGTCCTCCGGCTCTGA